One Oncorhynchus masou masou isolate Uvic2021 unplaced genomic scaffold, UVic_Omas_1.1 unplaced_scaffold_1228, whole genome shotgun sequence genomic region harbors:
- the LOC135529988 gene encoding uncharacterized protein LOC135529988: MENYKRGPVLGNGAYGTVYKVTCLTTGKEYALKYHTRGVEDTTVRELSCLAALRGHPYVIHMHDCFVDNDTIAMLMAYVPYTLGDAIHNGYGVKSYYEEDRYQECLPFSFVAHFSAQVANALSYMHRLNIVHRDLTPYNVLLTEDLTVKVADMGLSRQSSNWMSPNVVTEVYRAPELFLEKRRCIEYTCAIDMWSLGVLIVDAMEGEVKFASCNIRRVTMSTYEIITRTLCPKDHPSASSTPCDPDIIMPKVMQYELVKRIVFRLLKFRAPERLLAHELLQDTEWMRAADMTREDQVIVRDQIQRTKNSHTSEVLR; this comes from the coding sequence atggagaacTACAAGAGAGGCCCTGTTTTAGGCAACGGTGCATATGGAACCGTGTACAAAGTTACTTGTCTGACTACTGGGAAGGAGTATGCCTTGAAATACCACACCCGTGGCGTAGAGGACACAACAGTCAGAGAGCTCTCATGTCTCGCAGCACTGAGGGGTCACCCATATGTGATTCACATGCACGATTGCTTTGTAGATAATGACACGATAGCCATGCTCATGGCCTACGTACCCTACACCTTGGGTGATGCGATCCACAATGGATACGGTGTGAAGTCTTACTACGAAGAAGACCGCTACCAAGAGTGTCTCCCTTTCAGTTTCGTTGCTCACTTTAGTGCACAGGTGGCTAATGCCCTGTCCTACATGCACAGACTGAATATAGTACACAGGGACCTGACGCCTTACAACGTGCTGCTGACAGAAGATCTCACAGTGAAGGTGGCTGACATGGGCCTCTCTAGACAGTCCTCCAACTGGATGAGCCCAAATGTGGTCACCGAGGTGTACAGGGCCCCGGAATTGTTCCTGGAAAAACGTAGATGTATAGAGTACACATGTGCCATAGACATGTGGAGCCTAGGGGTTTTGATAGTGGATGCAATGGAAGGGGAGGTTAAATTCGCTAGCTGTAACATCAGACGTGTGACTATGTCCACCTACGAGATTATCACAAGGACTCTATGTCCCAAAGACCACCCCAGTGCATCAAGTACACCCTGTGACCCTGACATCATAATGCCTAAAGTGATGCAGTATGAACTGGTGAAAAGGATAGTCTTCAGATTGCTGAAGTTCCGTGCCCCAGAGAGACTTTTGGCTCATGAGCTGCTTCAGGACACAGAATGGATGCGTGCTGCTGATATGACCAGGGAAGACCAAGTTATAGTTAGAGACCAGATACAGCGCACTAAAAATTCACACACCAGTGAGGTGTTGAGGTGA